A window of the Fusarium poae strain DAOMC 252244 chromosome 3, whole genome shotgun sequence genome harbors these coding sequences:
- a CDS encoding hypothetical protein (BUSCO:13219at5125) has product MADREHDIEEGNEALDPELLYSKEYCIGGGSFGKVYKGVDKRTGQSVAIKVIDIESAEDEVEDIIQEIAILSELQSPYVTKYYGSYAKGAELWIVMEFCSGGSCADLMKPGLISEDYIAIIVRELLMGLDYLHTDKKLHRDVKAANVLLSSNGQVKLADFGVSGQLSATMTKKNTFVGTPFWMAPEVIKQSGYDHKADIWSLGITALELANGEPPYADIHPMKVLFLIPKNPPPRLEGNFTKAFKDFIESCLQRDPKDRPTAKDMLRHPFIRRAKRATYLTELIERHSRWTAAHKGEDDDNWESVHDGRPPAERERVDEDMWDFGTVRLVGDRGGIVSRPGLNTLDENATNARASRPLESEEDYCEQRREVSPMKRDFALQPLETVKAPNSRQSSPQRKAVPQSQYQQPQSPARALPQTPLKLPTRDSADTPRPLRTVHTAPVPESPEYDRELQNELQRDIGMLNLGYEPKESRSPQPQPPQRPPAPPAHLTRPTTTKQMSLPEIPPYRPNQATSQQRMPSLQHTSTPQVIVPLPGGAQGPRPLPPKNSPSPSEFTAPSAFPTPSPANPNGELDALNDVIFPALEEALKRRQINLQQLYKPGQNPTQIPPQQQRAEAAHEKLRKLVYKLAHVCKEIDHYDKAEPVGMGREVGSFLEGLLEEILVRVEPLDEDEDLLRGVAKQQPQLARSFATVQSDIFKPAKYGGKYTVTLIPGDGIGTEVAESVKTVFKADNVPVEWEQIEVSGLEGAGRTEDAFRESVASLKRNKLGLKGILHTPISRSGHQSFNVAMRQELDIYASISLIKNIPGYETRHKDVDLCIIRENTEGEYSGLEHQSVEGVVESLKIITRAKSERIAKFAFSFALANGRSKVTCIHKANIMKLADGLFRSTFHQVAKEYPTLETNDMIVDNASMQAVSRPQQFDVMVMPNLYGGILSNIGAALVGGPGIVPGCNMGREVAVFEPGCRHVGLDIKGKDQANPTAMLLSGSMLLRHLGLDEHANRISKATYAVIAEGKVRTPDMGGKSTTHEFTRAILDKLETV; this is encoded by the exons TCTACTCGAAGGAATACTGTATCG GTGGTGGTAGTTTTGGCAAAGTCTACAAAGG AGTCGACAAGAGAACAGGCCAATCTGTTGCGATCAAAGTCATCGATATTGAAAGCGCCGAGGACGAGGTCGAGGATATTATACAGGAAATCGCTATCCTGTCCGAGCTACAATCCCCATATGTCACCAAGTACTATGGATCTTACGCGAAAGGCGCTGAGCTATGGATTGTCATGGAATTTTGTTCAGGTGGAAGCTGCGCCGACCTCATGAAGCCAGGATTGATTAGCGAGGATTACATTGCCATTATTGTGCGAGAGTTGCTTATGGGATTGGATTACCTCCATACAGACAAGAAGCTACATCGGGATGTCAAGG CTGCCAATGTGCTTCTCAGCAGCAATGGCCAGGTTAAACTGGCCGATTTTGGCGTCTCAGGTCAGCTTTCAGCAACCATGACCAAGAAGAACACTTTTGTCGGAACCCCTTTTTGGATGGCCCCAGAAGTCATTAAGCAATCTGGGTACGACCACAAGGCCGATATTTGGTCTCTTGGTATAACGGCACTTGAATTGGCGAATGGGGAACCCCCTTATGCTGATATTCACCCCATGAAggtcctcttcctcatcccCAAGAACCCTCCACCACGGCTTGAAGGCAACTTTACCAAAGCCTTTAAAGATTTCATCGAGTCATGTCTGCAGCGGGATCCCAAAGACAGACCAACAGCGAAGGACATGCTGCGCCATCCTTTTATTAGACGGGCAAAGCGGGCAACTTACCTGACTGAGCTCATTGAAAGACACTCGCGCTGGACGGCTGCGCATAAGGGCGAGGACGATGATAACTGGGAATCTGTCCACGATGGCCGACCCCCAGCAGAGCGTGAGCGAGTCGATGAAGATATGTGGGATTTTGGCACCGTCAGACTTGTTGGTGACCGAGGGGGTATTGTTAGCCGACCAGGCCTCAATACCCTGGATGAGAATGCGACAAATGCTCGCGCCTCCCGACCTTTGGAAAGTGAAGAGGATTATTGTGAGCAACGACGCGAAGTCAGTCCAATGAAGCGAGATTTTGCACTCCAGCCACTTGAAACGGTTAAAGCGCCCAACTCGAGACAGTCAAGCCCACAACGAAAGGCTGTCCCCCAGTCGCAATACCAACAGCCACAGTCACCTGCAAGAGCGTTGCCTCAAACCCCTTTGAAGCTGCCTACTAGAGATAGCGCAGATACTCCTCGGCCCTTGAGAACAGTACACACTGCACCGGTACCCGAGTCCCCAGAGTATGATCGCGAGCTCCAAAATGAATTGCAGCGTGACATTGGTATGCTCAATTTGGGCTATGAGCCAAAGGAGAGCAGGagtcctcaacctcaaccgcCACAGAGACCGCCTGCTCCGCCGGCACATCTAACACGACCAACCACCACCAAGCAAATGAGTCTACCAGAGATACCTCCGTATAGACCTAACCAAGCTACTTCGCAACAAAGGATGCCGTCATTACAACACACTTCTACACCTCAGGTTATTGTACCTCTTCCTGGGGGAGCCCAAGGTCCCcggcctcttcctccaaAGAACTCACCTAGCCCGTCCGAGTTTACTGCCCCTTCTGCGTTCCCTACACCTTCCCCGGCTAACCCGAATGGCGAGCTGGATGCACTTAACGATGTCATCTTTCCAGCGCTTGAAGAGGCGCTTAAGCGGCGACAGATCAACCTCCAGCAATTGTATAAGCCCGGACAGAACCCAACTCAAATCCCGCCTCAGCAGCAACGAGCTGAAGCTGCACATGAAAAGTTGAGAAAGTTGGTGTACAAGCTTGCACATGTCTGCAAAGAGATTGATCATTACGACAAGGCTGAACCTGTTGGAATGGGCCGAGAAGTTGGTAGTTTCCTGGAGGGACTTCTCGAAGAGATCTTGGTACGAGTTGAGCCTCtggacgaggatgaagac CTGCTGCGCGGCGTCGCCAAGCAACAACCCCAGCTCGCCCGATCCTTCGCCACCGTCCAGTCCGACATCTTCAAGCCTGCCAAGTACGGCGGCAAGTACACCGTCACCCTCATCCCCGGTGATGGTATCGGTACCGAGGTTGCCGAGTCTGTCAAGACCGTCTTCAAGGCCGACAACGTCCCCGTTGAGTGGGAGCAGATCGAGGTTTCTGGTCTCGAGGGCGCCGGCCGCACTGAGGATGCTTTCCGCGAGTCTGTCGCTTCTCTCAAGCGCAACAAGCTCGGTCTCAAGGGTATCCTCCACACTCCCATCAGCCGATCCGGCCACCAGAGCTTCAACGTCGCCATGCGACAGGAGCTCGACATCTACGCCAGCATCAGCTTGATCAAGAACATCCCCGGTTACGAGACCCGCCACAAGGACGTCGACCTGTGCATCATCCGAGAGAACACCGAGGGTGAGTACTCTGGTCTTGAGCACCAGAGCGTCGAGGGTGTTGTCGAGTCCCTCAAGATCATCACCCGCGCCAAGTCTGAGCGTATCGCCAAGTTCGCCTTCTCTTTCGCCCTCGCCAACGGCCGATCCAAGGTTACTTGCATCCACAAGGCCAACATCATGAAGCTTGCCGACGGTCTCTTCCGCAGCACCTTCCACCAGGTCGCCAAGGAGTACCCCACCCTCGAGACCAACGACATGATTGTCGACAACGCCTCCATGCAGGCTGTCTCTCGTCCTCAGCAGTTCGACGTCATGGTCATGCCTAACCTTTACGGTGGTATCCTGTCCAACATTGGTGCTGCCCTTGTTGGTGGTCCCGGTATTGTCCCTGGTTGCAACATGGGTCGCGAGGTTGCTGTTTTCGAGCCTGGTTGCCGTCACGTCGGTCTTGACATCAAGGGCAAGGACCAGGCTAACCCCACTGCCATGCTTCTGTCCGGTAGCATGCTGCTGCGACACCTTGGCCTCGATGAGCATGCCAACCGCATCTCCAAGGCCACCTACGCCGTCATTGCCGAGGG CAAGGTCCGCACTCCCGATATGGGCGGCAAGTCCACCACCCACGAGTTCACCCGTGCCATCCTCGACAAGCTCGAGACCGTTTAA